The following are encoded in a window of Maylandia zebra isolate NMK-2024a linkage group LG5, Mzebra_GT3a, whole genome shotgun sequence genomic DNA:
- the ora3.1 gene encoding olfactory receptor class A-like protein 4, which produces MSSLSDQRKDLAGMRMHIFVSPAQTAFYIILVIMGILGNTTVILVIGKSIILEHNWGRNSDIIIVNMAMSNLLVSLLRNTLLIISEFGLQIYTAKGFCQLLMGMSVWLRSVNAWSTLFLSAFHLQTLKRVAPGATNGPRGAPKTLLMCLGLIWIGNLIYSIPAHIFSSNGNKNTTETLMLVSSTTRPLLGCVWNFPSTIGLAYATTSLVIHEMIPLILMAITNLTSLYTLYTHGRNPQKDAPVLKRVPAEKRAAKVILTLILLFILSWGTSVISVNYFNYNRGSSANYLMVIARFANIIFIALSPVILAVGHRQLRSCIKSTLVH; this is translated from the exons ATGAGCAGCCTCTCGGACCAAAGAAAAGATCTTGCAGGGATGAGAATGCATATCTTTGTTTCCCCTGCACAAACTGCCTTTTACATTATCCTGGTGATAATGGGAATTCTGGGCAATACCACTGTGATTCTGGTCATTGGTAAGAGCATAATCTTGGAGCATAACTGGGGACGTAACTCTGACATCATCATCGTTAACATGGCAATGTCTAACTTGCTGGTATCACTACTGAGGAACACACTCCTTATCATCTCAGAGTTTGGACTGCAG ATATATACAGCCAAAGGGTTTTGTCAGTTGCTAATGGGAATGTCGGTGTGGCTGCGGTCAGTCAATGCGTGGTCAACACTTTTCCTCAGTGCGTTCCACCTCCAGACGTTGAAGCGTGTGGCTCCTGGTGCTACAAATGGGCCCCGGGGTGCTCCTAAGACCCTCCTGATGTGCCTGGGCCTCATCTGGATTGGTAACCTTATTTACTCGATTCCAGCTCATATATTTTCCTCTAATGGGAACAAGAACACTACAGAG ACATTGATGCTGGTGAGCAGCACAACACGCCCTCTGCTGGGCTGTGTGTGGAACTTTCCCTCCACCATTGGCCTGGCCTACGCCACCACATCTTTGGTGATACATGAAATGATTCCTTTAATCTTGATGGCCATTACAAACCTAACCTCGCTTTACACCCTCTACACCCATGGTCGGAATCCACAGAAAGACGCACCGGTATTAAAGCGGGTGCCAGCCGAGAAACGAGCAGCCAAG gTGATTCTCACCCTCATACTACTCTTCATCCTCTCATGGGGGACCAGTGTTATCTCTGTCAACTACTTCAACTACAACCGTGGCTCCTCAGCCAATTATCTGATGGTCATTGCTCGTTTTGCCAACATCATCTTCATTGCCTTGTCACCTGTCATTCTGGCGGTCGGCCACCGGCAGCTTCGTTCTTGTATCAAGTCCACACTCGTGCACTGA
- the LOC101469245 gene encoding von Willebrand factor A domain-containing protein 1 isoform X2 has product MKSVFLHYVFFWVTLQLIAVPATVLNCCEGDILLLLDSSGSIANYEFSRLSFFAADLLRPFSLGRGHVRVGLLQVGTDPHLEFGLDVHSNQESLQSAMQGIRQLKGDTNTEAALGVARELLTETDVKVPKILLWLTDGVQPGDVDRPMSELKMRGVSVLIVSTVHGNYQVLKRVVTPPLDSHLYSVDIDNIDIITEDLRKAMIDVLSPAVVHLSDHGPHQIRVSWGPLQLARVQQYTVEYGAIPSSHVRTVTLPRHKNSTLLTGLEPGTQYLVTVTALQVDGKERAMSVRACTLAEALPALIDLQLEPVKRRDLGVEEMQVKWQASQGGLRGYWIKWETENPHSTTSSMYLPPSSRSTQLTHLAPNSRVCVSPIYSSGRGDGLCCTATTHRDSRQWG; this is encoded by the exons TGCTGAACTGCTGTGAGGGGGACATTCTCCTTTTGCTGGACTCCTCGGGAAGTATAGCAAACTATGAATTCTCTCGTCTGTCGTTCTTCGCCGCCGACTTGCTGCGTCCATTTTCACTGGGCCGTGGGCACGTGAGAGTGGGGTTGCTGCAGGTGGGCACCGACCCTCACCTGGAGTTCGGCCTCGACGTCCACAGCAATCAGGAGAGTCTGCAGTCGGCCATGCAGGGCATCAGGCAGCTGAAAGGAGACACCAACACTGAGGCGGCGCTCGGCGTTGCCCGCGAGCTGCTGACTGAGACGGATGTGAAAGTGCCAAAGATTCTCCTGTGGCTGACTGACGGAGTGCAGCCTGGTGACGTGGACAGACCAATGTCAGAGCTGAAGATGCGGGGAGTCTCCGTGTTAATAGTGTCAACTGTACATGGGAACTACCAGGTGCTAAAACGTGTGGTGACACCTCCGCTGGACTCTCACTTATACTCTGTGGACATAGACAACATTGACATCATCACAGAGGACCTGAGGAAGGCCATGAtag ATGTTTTAAGCCCAGCAGTGGTCCACCTGTCAGATCATGGTCCTCATCAGATCCGTGTAAGCTGGGGTCCTCTGCAGCTGGCTCGGGTACAGCAATACACAGTGGAGTACGGAGCTATTCCCAGTTCACATGTCCGCACTGTGACCTTACCCAGGCATAAAAATTCAACCTTACTGACCGGCCTGGAGCCGGGCACTCAGTACCTGGTTACAGTCACTGCTCTGCAGGTGGATGGAAAAGAAAGAGCTATGTCTGTGAGAGCCTGCACACTGGCAG AAGCTCTGCCTGCTCTGATTGACCTTCAGCTGGAACCAGTAAAACGACGGGACTTGGGGGTGGAGGAGATGCAAGTAAAGTGGCAAGCCAGTCAGGGAGGATTAAGAGGCTACTGGATCAAATGGGAGACAGAAAACCCCCACAGCACCACCTCTTCAATGTACCTACCTCCTAGCTCCCGTTCAACGCAGCTCACCCATCTTGCACCAAACAGTCGAGTGTGTGTGTCCCCCATCTACAGCTCGGGCCGAGGAGACGGGCTGTGCTGCACTGCCACGACTCACAGAG ATTCCAGACAGTGGGGTTAA
- the LOC101469245 gene encoding von Willebrand factor A domain-containing protein 1 isoform X1 produces MKSVFLHYVFFWVTLQLIAVPATVLNCCEGDILLLLDSSGSIANYEFSRLSFFAADLLRPFSLGRGHVRVGLLQVGTDPHLEFGLDVHSNQESLQSAMQGIRQLKGDTNTEAALGVARELLTETDVKVPKILLWLTDGVQPGDVDRPMSELKMRGVSVLIVSTVHGNYQVLKRVVTPPLDSHLYSVDIDNIDIITEDLRKAMIEIIRAERLRVVDLTSHSAVLQWRPVLSENSSYYELWYKSVSKPGREIRRTLTGDSSRAELKNLQPDTTYTASLRPESNQAVFNTLTVTFTTFPDVLSPAVVHLSDHGPHQIRVSWGPLQLARVQQYTVEYGAIPSSHVRTVTLPRHKNSTLLTGLEPGTQYLVTVTALQVDGKERAMSVRACTLAEALPALIDLQLEPVKRRDLGVEEMQVKWQASQGGLRGYWIKWETENPHSTTSSMYLPPSSRSTQLTHLAPNSRVCVSPIYSSGRGDGLCCTATTHRDSRQWG; encoded by the exons TGCTGAACTGCTGTGAGGGGGACATTCTCCTTTTGCTGGACTCCTCGGGAAGTATAGCAAACTATGAATTCTCTCGTCTGTCGTTCTTCGCCGCCGACTTGCTGCGTCCATTTTCACTGGGCCGTGGGCACGTGAGAGTGGGGTTGCTGCAGGTGGGCACCGACCCTCACCTGGAGTTCGGCCTCGACGTCCACAGCAATCAGGAGAGTCTGCAGTCGGCCATGCAGGGCATCAGGCAGCTGAAAGGAGACACCAACACTGAGGCGGCGCTCGGCGTTGCCCGCGAGCTGCTGACTGAGACGGATGTGAAAGTGCCAAAGATTCTCCTGTGGCTGACTGACGGAGTGCAGCCTGGTGACGTGGACAGACCAATGTCAGAGCTGAAGATGCGGGGAGTCTCCGTGTTAATAGTGTCAACTGTACATGGGAACTACCAGGTGCTAAAACGTGTGGTGACACCTCCGCTGGACTCTCACTTATACTCTGTGGACATAGACAACATTGACATCATCACAGAGGACCTGAGGAAGGCCATGAtag AAATCATTCGTGCTGAACGGCTGCGTGTGGTTGATTTGACCTCCCACAGCGCTGTGTTGCAGTGGCGCCCTGTTCTGAGTGAAAACAGTAGTTATTATGAACTCTGGTATAAGTCTGTGAGCAAACCAGGTCGTGAGATTAGACGTACTTTAACGGGAGACTCCAGCAGGGCAGAGCTGAAAAATCTGCAGCCTGACACGACCTACACAGCGTCCCTCCGCCCAGAGTCCAACCAGGCAGTGTTTAATACACTCACCGTAACCTTCACTACTTTTCCTg ATGTTTTAAGCCCAGCAGTGGTCCACCTGTCAGATCATGGTCCTCATCAGATCCGTGTAAGCTGGGGTCCTCTGCAGCTGGCTCGGGTACAGCAATACACAGTGGAGTACGGAGCTATTCCCAGTTCACATGTCCGCACTGTGACCTTACCCAGGCATAAAAATTCAACCTTACTGACCGGCCTGGAGCCGGGCACTCAGTACCTGGTTACAGTCACTGCTCTGCAGGTGGATGGAAAAGAAAGAGCTATGTCTGTGAGAGCCTGCACACTGGCAG AAGCTCTGCCTGCTCTGATTGACCTTCAGCTGGAACCAGTAAAACGACGGGACTTGGGGGTGGAGGAGATGCAAGTAAAGTGGCAAGCCAGTCAGGGAGGATTAAGAGGCTACTGGATCAAATGGGAGACAGAAAACCCCCACAGCACCACCTCTTCAATGTACCTACCTCCTAGCTCCCGTTCAACGCAGCTCACCCATCTTGCACCAAACAGTCGAGTGTGTGTGTCCCCCATCTACAGCTCGGGCCGAGGAGACGGGCTGTGCTGCACTGCCACGACTCACAGAG ATTCCAGACAGTGGGGTTAA
- the ssu72 gene encoding RNA polymerase II subunit A C-terminal domain phosphatase SSU72, producing the protein MPSHPLRVAVVCSSNQNRSMEAHNILSKRGFDVRSFGTGSHVKLPGPAPDKPNVYDFKTTYEQMYNDLVRKDKELYTQNGILHMLDRNKRIKSKPERFQNCKDKFDLVITCEERVYDQVVEDLNSREQETLQPVHVINVDIQDNHEEATLGAFLICELCQCIQHTDDMENEIDELLQEFEDKSNRPFLHTVCFY; encoded by the exons ATGCCGAGCCACCCGCTGCGTGTAGCGGTTGTGTGCTCGAGCAACCAGAACCGCAGTATGGAAGCGCACAATATCCTCAG CAAACGTGGATTTGATGTGCGTTCATTTGGGACAGGGTCTCATGTGAAGCTACCCGGTCCTGCTCCGGATAAGCCAAATGTGTATGACTTCAAAACGACATATGAACAGATGTACAACGACTTGGTCCGCAAGGACAAGGAACT ATACACACAAAACGGCATCCTGCACATGCTGGACCGCAACAAGCGGATCAAATCAAAGCCAGAGCGCTTCCAGAACTGCAAGGACAAGTTTGACCTGGTCATCACCTGTGAAGAGAGAGTCTATGACCAAGTGGTGGAGG ATTTGAATTCCAGAGAGCAGGAGACGCTGCAGCCCGTGCATGTAATCAATGTAGACATTCAGGATAACCACGAGGAAGCCACACTGGGCGCCTTCCTCATCTGTGAGCTGTGCCAATGT ATCCAGCACACCGACGACATGGAGAATGAAATCGACGAGCTCCTACAAGAGTTTGAGGACAAAAGCAACAGGCCTTTCCTTCACACTGTCTGCTTCTACTAA
- the fndc10 gene encoding fibronectin type III domain-containing protein 10, with amino-acid sequence MKSPGRAPRWSPEDVPSPVCAYRVIEGGIGGQLCFRQTLFGYKCSKGECRSAVSFGRLVANILNNGSVLLQWTHESESTKTKEASSPGTNATEEETPRSDSVFRGRRHRRGGYEVSCWWNGSYTQFECAGVHLGSGCRDFLLTELHENIPYRICLRNLGRSEPAERPEQRDCVEFTLPPSGMQDIVIAMTTVGGAICVMLVIICLLVAYITENIMSPAAQHTYSYRAHSHH; translated from the exons ATGAAGAG CCCTGGCAGGGCACCGAGATGGAGCCCAGAGGACGTGCCATCGCCGGTGTGCGCCTACAGAGTGATCGAGGGAGGCATTGGGGGGCAGCTGTGCTTTCGGCAAACTCTGTTTGGGTACAAGTGCTCTAAGGGAGAATGCAGGAGTGCGGTGTCTTTCGGGAGGCTGGTGGCAAATATTCTCAACAACGGCAGCGTACTGTTACAGTGGACCCACGAGTCCGAATCCACAAAGACTAAAGAGGCCAGCAGTCCTGGGACGAATGCGACAGAGGAGGAAACTCCGCGATCAGACTCTGTTTTCAGGGGTCGACGCCACAGACGCGGGGGCTACGAGGTAAGCTGCTGGTGGAATGGCAGCTACACTCAGTTTGAGTGCGCCGGTGTCCATCTTGGGTCGGGCTGCAGGGACTTTCTGCTCACCGAGCTGCACGAGAACATCCCGTACCGCATCTGTCTGCGCAACCTGGGCCGCTCCGAGCCAGCCGAGAGGCCGGAGCAGCGGGACTGCGTGGAGTTCACGCTGCCGCCGTCCGGGATGCAAGACATTGTGATCGCCATGACAACGGTGGGCGGGGCTATCTGCGTGATGTTGGTCATCATCTGCCTGCTGGTGGCGTACATCACGGAAAACATCATGAGCCCCGCGGCACAGCATACGTACTCCTACCGCGCTCACTCACATCACTGA
- the ora4 gene encoding olfactory receptor class A-like protein 4: protein MSKVLTVEAILFGVLVFSGILGNILVIYVVFQSVTKTPPRRLPPSDLILVHLSLANLLSSLFRTVPIFVSDLGLDLYLSSGWCRVFMLLWVWWRAVGCWVTLTLSAFQCTTLRRQNVAFGPLTVQRERRRLWVVLGVVWGANLAFSVPALVYSTHVKGNATVELMVISSTTRPLLGCVWEFPSEEQGTVFASTSLAVNEVLPLVLMVCTNVATLHALAKHIRAVASGGTHTELDKHLSSERKAAQVIMSLVLLFVVCWVLQVAAVTYYNHNRGHHAEGLLTVSHFSSSLFVGFSPLVVALGHGKLRRKILSMMLG from the exons ATGTCAAAGGTCCTCACTGTAGAAGCGATTTTGTTTGGGGTCTTGGTGTTTTCTGGTATTTTGGGAAACATCCTGGTCATCTATGTG GTGTTTCAGTCAGTCACTAAGACTCCACCTCGGAGACTCCCTCCTTCGGACCTTATTCTGGTGCACCTGTCCCTAGCAAACCTGCTGAGCTCACTTTTCCGCACAGTGCCTATTTTTGTGTCAGACCTGGGCTTGGATCTGTATTTGTCCTCCGGATGGTGCAGAGTCTTCATGCTGCTGTGGGTGTGGTGGCGAGCCGTGGGATGTTGGGTGACCCTGACGCTGAGTGCTTTTCAGTGCACCACACTGAGACGCCAAAATGTGGCCTTTGGACCTCTTACTGTCCAGAGGGAGAGGCGGCGGCTCTGGGTTGTCCTGGGGGTGGTGTGGGGGGCGAACCTGGCTTTCTCTGTCCCTGCACTGGTATACAGCACTCATGTTAAAGGCAATGCCACAGTGGAGCTGATGGTGATCAGTTCCACCACCAGGCCTCTGCTAGGCTGCGTCTGGGAGTTTCCATCAGAAGAACAAGGCACGGTCTTCGCCTCTACTTCGCTGGCAGTGAACGAGGTGTTGCCGCTGGTGCTGATGGTTTGCACCAATGTTGCCACACTGCACGCTTTGGCCAAGCACATCCGAGCTGTTGCCTCAGGAGGGACCCACACCGAACTCGACAAACATCTGTCTAGCGAACGTAAGGCAGCTCAAGTAATCATGTCTCTGGTGTTGCTGTTTGTTGTCTGCTGGGTGCTACAGGTTGCTGCAGTAACGTACTACAACCACAACAGGGGGCACCATGCTGAAGGGCTGCTGACTGTTTcccatttttcttcttcactgtttgTGGGATTCAGCCCCTTGGTGGTGGCCCTGGGACATGGAAAACTGAGGAGAAAAATCCTGAGTATGATGCTAGGGTGA